From Mucilaginibacter rubeus, a single genomic window includes:
- a CDS encoding molybdopterin molybdotransferase MoeA translates to MTTVEEAEKLVLAQTRDYGTQSLPFEQALGYVLAENLQADRDLPPFNRVTMDGIAVKHAAIEKGIHTFRIKATQAAGDQPVEINELDECIEIMTGAVLPASVDTVIRYEDVEISAGQASLNVIDVKRGQNLHLQGVDKKQNDIIALSGQPVSPAIISVAASVGKTHLLVKKMPRVVIISSGDELVDVDETPLPYQIRKSNSYTVKAVLKQHHINADILHIPDEPSITREKIQHCLQHYDVLLLSGGISMGKFDYIPQALEESEVEKLFHKVAQRPGKPFWFGRHNNGALVFAFPGNPVATFMCLHRYFLTWLSATLGLPAKARLYGVLGKDFTFQPALQYYLQVKLQSNRQGQLIAMPVEGNGSGDFANLADTEAFLELPLEKSEFKAGEVFKVWRFNHDF, encoded by the coding sequence AAAAACTGGTATTGGCACAAACAAGGGACTACGGTACACAAAGTCTGCCGTTTGAACAAGCCTTGGGTTATGTACTGGCCGAGAACCTGCAAGCAGATCGTGACCTGCCCCCTTTTAACAGGGTAACCATGGATGGCATTGCAGTAAAACACGCTGCCATTGAAAAGGGCATCCATACTTTTCGCATTAAAGCCACCCAGGCAGCAGGTGACCAACCTGTTGAAATAAATGAACTTGACGAATGTATTGAGATCATGACAGGGGCGGTATTGCCTGCTTCGGTTGATACGGTGATCCGTTATGAAGATGTGGAGATTAGCGCCGGGCAGGCAAGCTTAAATGTTATAGACGTCAAAAGGGGGCAAAATCTGCATTTGCAAGGCGTTGATAAAAAGCAAAATGATATTATCGCGCTATCGGGTCAGCCGGTAAGTCCTGCCATCATCAGCGTGGCGGCATCGGTGGGTAAAACCCATCTGCTTGTTAAAAAAATGCCGCGGGTGGTAATCATTTCATCGGGCGATGAACTGGTGGATGTGGATGAAACACCTTTGCCATACCAGATCCGCAAGTCAAACAGTTACACGGTTAAGGCTGTTTTGAAACAACATCATATTAATGCCGATATTTTACATATTCCCGATGAGCCGAGCATCACCCGCGAAAAAATTCAACATTGCTTGCAGCATTATGATGTGTTACTGCTGAGCGGCGGCATTTCGATGGGGAAGTTTGATTATATCCCCCAGGCACTGGAAGAATCTGAAGTTGAAAAACTGTTTCATAAAGTGGCCCAGCGCCCCGGCAAACCTTTTTGGTTTGGCAGGCATAACAACGGCGCGTTAGTGTTTGCCTTTCCGGGTAACCCGGTAGCAACATTTATGTGCCTGCATCGTTACTTTTTAACATGGCTGAGTGCCACGCTTGGTCTGCCAGCAAAAGCACGGTTATATGGTGTATTAGGCAAGGATTTTACCTTTCAGCCGGCATTACAATATTATCTGCAGGTAAAATTGCAGAGCAACCGGCAAGGACAATTGATAGCGATGCCTGTTGAGGGAAATGGTTCGGGCGATTTTGCTAACTTAGCAGATACCGAAGCTTTTTTAGAACTTCCGCTGGAAAAGAGTGAATTTAAAGCGGGAGAAGTGTTTAAGGTTTGGAGGTTTAACCATGATTTTTAG